The Fusobacterium necrophorum subsp. necrophorum genome includes the window ATCATAAATATCTTTTGCCCTCACATTTTTATTTAAGTCGAATAAAAGTTCCATAGAAACTCCCTGTGTCGTCCATTGCCCTATTTTAGAAGTAATTTTTACATAGGTCTTTGGGTCTACGTTTTTAAATTCCGGATAGAACCAAGCTCTATCTTTTAAATATTTTACAACTCTGGGAGTTGCCCCGCTTTGATTTTTTTCAATAAAAAATCTGGAAAAAGTAGGAACAATAGAAGCTGTCGCTCCCATCAATAAAGAAGTCGAAGTATTAGGAGCAATGGCTGTCAATTCTCCGTTTCTAAGTCCATATTGATCGACTAGATAAAATACTTCCTTCCATAACTCTGCATATTTGGAATGTTTTTCATACCATTCCTGTGTTTTTCCAAAGAAAATTCCTTGTGACCATTTCGAACCGGAAAAAGCAGGATATTGTCCTCTGTCTTTCGCCAAAAAAGCGGAAGCTTTTAAAGCATAGGCTGCAATCTTTTCAAAAAGCTGACTGATTTCCTCTTCCGAGTCTTCATAAATCATATATTCTCTTGCCAAGTAATCCGCAAGTCCCATAGCTCCGACTCCAACAGTTCTGTATTTTTCATTATGCTTGTTGGACTCTGCCAAAGGCGTCACTGTCAAATCAATCGTGTTATCCAAAGCCCTTACCGCTAGGCCGGTATATTTTTCGAGTTCTTCCTCTGTTATTTCTGCCAAGTTTAAAGACAGCAGATTGCAAGTGTGAATTTCTCCCATTTCTTTTCTTCGAATCGCTTGATTCCCTAACACTTCTTCTTGAAAATTTTTACTTGGAGAAAAATTGGAAAAACTTTCCATACATAAATTTCCATTCCCTATCATTCCTTCATGAGAATTATGGTTTCGTTCATTGGCTCTGTCTTTGAAGAAAATATAGGGCATTCCTGTTTCCAGTTGAGATTTCATCATTGCCTTGAATAAGTCTCTTGCTTTCATTTTCTTTTTCAATTGAATTTTCTCTTCTCGTTCTACTCGCTCATACACTTCTTCAAACTTTGCTCCATACAATTCACAAAGTTCCACTCCGTATAATTTTCGAATTTCATAAGGGTCTACTAAAGTCCAATCCTCTCCGGATTTCACTCTTTCCATAAATAAATTGGAAACAACTACTTGAGGATAAATATCATAGGCCTTTCCCCTTTGATCTCCGTTTTCTGTTTGTAATTCCAAGAAACTTTCCATATCCAAATGCCAAGAGTCGATTGCCACTGTCACTGCTCCGGCTCTTCTTCCCTGCTGATTGACCGCTACTGCCGTGTCATTCAAAATACGGATCCAAGGGACAACACCCCCACTTGCATTATAGTATCCGTTTACCATAGAGCCTTTCGCACGAATTCGAGAAATATTAACTCCCACTCCTCCGCCATTTTTACTAATCTTGGCAATCGAATCCACATTGTAAAAAATAGATTCAATATTGTCGTCTATGGCGGTAATGAAACAGGAAGATAAATTTCCTTTTGGAATTCTTAAATTAGCCAAAATGGGCGTTGCCAAAGAAATTTTTCGCAAGGACAATCCCTCATAAATTTCCTTTGCCACCTTTACTCTGTCCTGTTCATGAATGGAGAGCAACATAGCAATCACCATAAATACTTCTTGTGGCAATTCGTGAGTTTTTCCATTATATTTCAATAGATAGCGATGCACAAACATACTTGCTCCCGCATAATCATAAACCATATCTCTTTCCGGAACTATCGCTTGATTTAACTCATATATTTCCTGTTCAGTATAAATTGAAAGCCTCGTATCGTATAATCCATAGGATAACATCAAAGAAATTGTTTTCTCTAAATTCCCGTAAGAAAAACCTCGACTATGATAAACTTCCCGCTCCGCTTCCATCATTAACAGACGCCCAGCTACCTCCGCCCAATCACTTTCCTCAAAACTGGTCATACTCACCGCCGAATTGATTAAAGATTCTTGAATTTTCTTGGTTGTAATATTTTCTTCATAAATCGATTCAATTTTACTTTCCAGTTCTACCATATTTACTTCCAGACCGGCACAGGCTCGAAGTAGTTTCTCTCGAATCTTTTCAATGTCCAACTCTTCGACGATTCCATCCCGATTGATGACTTTTCTTTTTTCTAATTTCATGCAATCACCCTTAAAAAATCATCCATACTATACACTTTTTCTTGATATTCCACAACCGGAGCCGACATAATTCTTGCCTTGCTTGCTATCATCATTAACTGTTTCTTGTCTTCGACATACTCAAATTCCAATTCTTTTCCCTCTAAAATCATTTTTAAATTTTTACACTTTGCACAGTCTTCCTTTCCGTATACTCGAATCATGTCTTATTCCCCCTATATCTTGTTTGTTTTTTTGATTTTAAAAAAAGGTAACACTATATATAGTGTTACCCTTATGTTTTATCATAAAAATGGAAAGAAGTAAAGAACTTTTAATCCTTTTTCACAAAACGAAATAAAACTCCTCCTAATATTGCCGGAATCAGCCAAGCAAATCCTAAAGAAGAAAATGGCAGCACTCCATAGATAGTAGAAAGTGCTTCACTTTGTAACCCCAATACTCCTAACATTTCATAAAAACTGATGATTCCGGCTCCAAAACAAGCTCCTTTGAAAATAGCATGATTTTGAATTTTAAATACATTTAATAGAATCAAAGCCATAGCTAGAGGATATAGGAATACCAAGATAGGTACTGAAATTTTTACAATCATATCTACTCCAAAACAAGCAAAGATGAAACTGATTATGGTAGTAAGCACCGCCAATTTTTCATAAGACAGAGAAGAAATCTTACTGAAATAATCCGCAACAGTTGCTACCAATCCAATGGCTGTTGTCAAGCAGGCTCCGGCCACACAAATTCCTAAAATCGCATATCCCGCTTTTCCTAAAAGAGTCGTTGTTAAACTTACCAACAGCTCTGTTTTTCCCAGTTCACTTCCCATACCGCTTACTGATGCTCCGATGAAAGAAAGTCCTCCATAGACAATGGATAGACCTAAACATGCAATGATACTTACTTGAACCAAAAAAGAAAATTCTTGCTTAGGGGATAAGTCTTTATCACCACGAATTGATTTTAAAATCACTCCGGCAAATACGATGGATGCTAAAGTATCCATTGTCTGATACCCTTCTACAAAACCATTCTTAAAAGGGGTTAATATAGTTCCGGTCACAGGAATTCCCAAAGGAGAACTAACTCCCTTCACGATGATAATAAAAAGCATAATCAGTAAAACAGGGGTTAAAATACTTCCGATTCTGTCAACCACCTTATTAGCTTTCAAAGAAAATAATAAGGTAATTCCGAAATAGAGAATTAAATATATGTATTTATAAAGAGAAGAACTTAATCCTGCATGTAAAAAAGTAATTTCATAAGCAGTCGCTCCCGTTCTGGGAATTGCTAACAAAGGTCCGATTGCCAAAATCAAAGCAATAAAAAAGAGTTTGGCAAACCAAGGACTGACTTTATTCGCAAATTCCTCAATATCTTTTTTTCCGGATAAAGAAGTAGACAGAATTCCCAGCAGTGGAAATCCTACCCCTGTTAAAATAAATCCCATGGTTCCAATCGCCCAGGAATCTGCTAAAGTTTTTCCCAACATGGGAGGAAAAATCAAATTTCCTGCCCCAAATAACATTGCAAACAATGCAAATCCCTTTAATACCACATTTTTCCAACTATACATAGTCCCCCCCTGCAAGCTCTATTTTTCCATGTTAAAAAATTTCTGCCACTCTTCTTGCTTAAATCCAACTAACACCTTATCTTTTTGTACAAGAATGGGTCGTTTTACCAACATTCCATTGCTTGACAATAAAGATAACATCTCCTCTTCCGACATTTCTTGTATTTTATCTTTTAAACCTAATTCTCGATATAACATCCCACTGGTATTAAAAAACCGTTTTAAAGGCAAAGAACTCCATTCCCAAAATTGTTTTAATTCCTCTTTACTTGGATTTTCTTCTACAATATGTCGAGTCTCTACAACAATTCCGTGCTCATCCAGCCACTTTTTAGCATTTCGACAAGTACCGCATTTTGGATACCAAATTAACAATGTTTCCATAGTTTAATCCTCCTATCTTTCTATAAAGAATATCCTTGATATAATCCAAAAAGTGTTGTCAAAAGCATAATAACTCTGTAGATTACATCATTTTTCATATATTTTTGCAATAAATTCAAGAAAATAAGAACCATACTGATGGGATACAGTACCACTAAAATAGGAATGGCTACCTGTATAATCGTTTGTACTCCAAAATTAGAAAATAAAAATCCGGCAATGCAAGTGATAGTTACGATTGTTTTATAAGAAAAAGGTAAGATCTTTTCAAAATAATCTCCCACTGTTGCAACCAATCCAATAGCCGTCGTCAAACAGGCTCCGGCAACTGCCAATCCCAGAACGATATTCCCAAATTCTCCCAATAACTCTCTTACAATTTTAGATAATAAATCTGTATTTCCGATCGTAGAAACACCGCTAAAAGTAGCCCCGATATATGTTAAAGCTCCATATACACAGGCTAATAATCCGACAGCAATAAAACTGGATTTCCATAGAAAAGAACTTTCTTCTTCCTGAGTCAAATTACGTCCATGACGGATGGATTTCATGATAACGGCAGAATATACAATGGTAGCTAAGGTATCCATTGTTTGATAGCCTTGAATAAAACCTGTTTTAAAAGGTGCTTCTTCCAACAGCATTGTTTTTGGCACCGTAAACGGATGAAAAATTCCTTGATACATAATAACTGCCAAAATAATCAATAAAACCGGAGTTAAAATACTTCCAATTCTTTCCACCACCTTATTGGCTCGTAAACTGAACATCCAAGTAATGATAAAATAAGATGCCAAAAAAATATATTTATGAATGGGATTCGTATCTCCTGCATTTTGTAGAGTCATCTCATAAGCAGTCGCTCCCGTTCTCGGCATCGCTAAAAAGAAACCGATTGTTAAAATCAAAACAATAATATAGCTTTTTGCAAAGAGAGGAGAAACTCTTTTTGCAAAATCGTCCAATGCCGGTCCTGTATGAACCGCTGCAATAAGACCCAAGAGTGGAAATCCAACTCCTGTTACGATAAATCCTAAAGCGGCAATTCCCCAAGAGCTTCCCAAATTATGCCCTAACATCGGAGGAAAAATTAAATTTCCCGCTCCAAATAACATCGCAAACAATGCAAAACCGGTGAACACTATATCCTTCCTTTTAACCATTCTTTCTCTCACTTTCCTACGTTTTTTGAAATATAGTATTCATTTTATCATACAATCGTACTATTTTCAAGTACATTTATTCTTCTTTGCTCTTTTTTTCAAAACTGATTAAAATAGGAGAGCCCTCAAAGCCGAAAGATTCTCTAAACTTATTTTCGATATACCTTGCATAAGAAAAATGTATCAATTCCGGATAATTACAGAATAACACAAACTTTGGCGGTGCTACAGAAACTTGCGTTCCATAATTGATTTTAATTAGTCTTCCTTTTCTAGTTGGAGGATTGTTCATTAAGATTGCATCTTTCAAAACCGTATTCAACAATCCCGTAGAAATTCTCTTTGTGTATTCTTCGTAAATACCATCTGCAATTTCTAATAATTTTGTCGTTCTTTGTCCTGTTAAAGCAGAAACAAACTCTATCGGAGCATAGGATAAGAAAGGCAATTCCGCATATAATTCTTCTTTATATTTCTTCATATCCTTATTCTTTACCAAGTCCCATTTATTCATAACAATAACGATGGGCTTTCGTTCTTCCGCCGCAATTCCCGCTATTCTCTTATCCTGTTCTGTTAACCCTTCTTGAGCATCTAACATCAGAAGACAAACATCTGCTCTTTTAATTGTTTTAATAGCTCGTAGTACGGAATAATATTCCAAACTTTCTTCTACCTTCGATTTTCTTCGAATTCCGGCAGTATCAATAATCATATATCGATTTTCTTTATACTCAATCAAAGTATCAATAGCATCTCTCGTTGTCCCGGCAATATCACTCACAATGGTTCTTTCTTCCCCCGACAATCGATTGACCAAAGAAGATTTTCCGGCATTTGGCTTTCCAATAACCGCCAATTTCAAAATATCTTCTTCCTCCTCCGGAAATTCTAATTTTCCGATAATATCCACTACCATATCCAACATATCTCCAAGATTTACCTTATGAGCTCCTGAAATTGCCACTAAATATTCAAATCCCAACCCCCAAAACTCATAGATATCATCTTGTTGTTGCAAATAATTGTCAATTTTATTGACACATAAAACCACCGGTTTTTGTTTTTTTCTTAAAATGTAAGCAATTTCTTCATCCAAAGGATTGACTCCCGCTTTTCCGTCCACTACAAACAGAATCACATCCGCCTCATTCATGGCTACTTCCGCTTGCTCTTTAATTTTTGTCATCATAAAGTCATTGTTGGCAGGTTCCAATCCTCCTGTATCTACTACAACGAATTCCGCTCCATTCCATTCCGTTTCTCGATACAAACGATCTCGTGTTACTCCCGGCATATCATCAACAATTGCCACACGATCTCCGATTAAATTATTAAATAAGGTAGACTTTCCTACATTTGGTCTTCCTACAATCGCTACAATAGGTTTCATTCTTTTTCTCAACTCCTATATTTCTTATCAAGCACAATTTCTTTTTGTTTTTGTTTTTTTCCGTTGTCTTTTTCGACAAATAATTTTTTTCCTGTAAAAGGATCTTTTTCCGTGTAGTACATTAAAGTGGAATAAGTAGACGGAGTCGGAGTAAATATTTGAATCTGCTCTGGATTTACTCTTAATTCTCTCGAAGCAAATTTTTTTAGATCTATCATTTCTTTTTCTCGACAACCGGGATGAGCAGCAATTAAATAATAGGTTAAAAATTGTTTTTTCCCCAACTTTTGATTCAAGGAATAAAACTGATTTTTAAATTCGTTTAAGCAGGAACGTCCGTCTTTTCCCATTAACGATAAAATACTATCCTCCGTATGCTCCGGAGCTATTTTCATTTGTCCGGAGATATGATCTTGCACCAACTCTTTTAAATACATTTGTCCACATTGTGTATCCTCTAAAATCATATCATAACGTATTCCGGAAGCAATAAAAATTTTCTTAATCTTCGGAAGTTTTTTTAATTTTCGTAACAAATCGATTTGCTTCCTATGATTGACTTGCAAAGATGGACATTTTTTCGGATATAGACATCGCCTATCCGGACAGGAACCCAATTTTAATTTTTTCTTACATTCTAAGGCATACATATTTGCCGTAGGACCTCCTACATCAGAAATATTTCCCTTAAACTTAGGAAGTTTTGTAATTTCTCCCACTTCCTCCACAATGGAAGACTGACTTCTCGACATGACCGTTCTTCCTTGATGAATAGCGATGGCACAAAAATTACATTCTCCATAACAACCGCGATGCGTGGTTACAGAATAGCGAATGGTATCCAAAGCTCTTACTGCTCCCATTGCCTTATAATAAGGATGAACATCTCTGGCAAACTCCATAGAATAGATAGCATCCATTTCTTCTTCAGTGTAAGTCATAGATGGAGGATTCTGTATCAAATATCTATCATCACATTTTTGACAAAGTCCTTTGGCGGTAATCGGATCGCAATTGAAATAAAATTGATGAAAGGCCTCCGTAAAAGTATCTTTACTTTCCAAACATTCCGCATGACTCGGCAAATTCAAATAATCTTCTCTCGGCTCTCTGGATATATAAGAAAGTCCTCGGATATCTTTCCAATCTTTCCCATGTCGTAAGGCTTTTGCCAAAGCAAGCATTGACATCTCTCCCATACCATAGGAGAGAATATCCGCTTTGGCGTCAAATAAAATCGGCTTTCTTAATTTATTGCTCCAATAATCATAATGTGTAATTCTTCTTAAACTTGATTCAATCCCGCTGATGACTATTTTTTTCTGTGTTCCTTTAAAAAAACGTCGTATCATATTGGAATATACCAAAACAGCTCTATCCGGTCTTCTATCATTCAAGCCTCCGGGAGTAAAATCATCCTGTTGCCTTCTTTTTTTCGTAGCGGTGTAATTCGCTACCATAGAATCCACACAACCTCCGGAAATGGCAAAAAATAAATCAGGTTCTCCCAGGCGGGTAATATCTTTGGGACTGTCCACTTCCGGCTGTGCAATGATTCCCACCCGAAAGCCGTGTTTGACAAGCCATTTCCCAACCAAAGCACTTCCATTATAAGAAGTGTCCAAATAGGTATCTCCTGAAATCAATAAAACATCTAAACGATCCCAACCCAATTGTTTCATTTCTTCTCGAGTTGTTGGTAAAAATTTCATATATTTCCTGCCACTCCCAAGGCTAAGTTCACCATCATGGAAAAGCTGTTTTGTCTTTCCTCCGATGATATTTCTTCTTTACTTACCAAAGAATCCGATATCGTTAAAATACTCAAAGCTCTCACTTTAAATTTCGCTGCCAAAGTATAGAGAGCCGCTGTTTCCATTTCTACACACAACACTCCAAAATTTGCCCATTTTTTCCAAGCTTCCGGATTATCATTATAAAATTCATCGCTTGTTAAAATCGATCCCGCATGTACCGGCAATTTCTTCTCTTTTGCCAGTTCATAGGCTTTTAAAAATAAGGTGGCATCTGCAGTTGGAGCGAAACTGGCATTTGGAAAACGGTTCGCATTCAAAGCGGAATCGGTAGAACTTGACATTGCCAAAACAATATCCCGAATCTTCACATTCTCTTGATAAGAACCGGCACTTCCAATTCGAATCAAAGTTTTCACTCCATATTCTTGTATCAATTCGTTCACATAAATAGAAATCGAAGGAATCCCCATTCCTGTTCCTTGAATAGAAATTTTTTTCCCCTGATAGCTTCCTGTATATCCATACATTCCTCGCACCGTTGTATAACAAACAGGATCTTCTAAAAAAGTTTCTGCAATCCATTTTGCTCGTAAAGGATCTCCCGGTAATAAAACAACTTCCGCAATTTCTCCCAACTTTGCTGCTATATGTACACTCATAATACCCTCCTTCTTTTTCTCACTTTTAAGTTTATATTTTATCATATTATACGATTTTTTGCAAAAAAAGAATAGTCACAAAGAAAAAAAGATCACAAACTAAAAAATTACCATAAAATAATAGAACATAGCTTTATAAAATATAAAAACTATTTGAAATTTTATCAAAAATATTGTATTATTTAGTAAATTGATAAGAAAACAAAATAAAGGATACAAAAGAATGATTTTTAAAAGAACGGAACTTTTAATAGGAAAAGAAAAAATGAATGTGTTACAAAAGACTCACATTCTATTATTTGGATTAGGAGGGGTTGGAGGACAGGCTTTTGAAGCTCTTGTCCGAACAGGCGTAGGAGAAATCTCCATTGTGGACTTTGATACCATAGACATGACAAATTGCAATCGCCAGATTCTCGCAACTCAAAATACTGTCGGGAAATACAAAACGGAAGTAGCTCTCGAAAGAGCAAAGTCTATCAATCCGAACATCACAATCCATCATTACACCGAACGGGTAACAAAGGACAATTTATTGTCTTTCTTTGAAGGAAAAAACTACCAATACGTTATTGATGCCATTGATACAGTCACTGCTAAATTAGATATTATCCAATATGCTTGGGAGCATCAAATTCCAATCATTTCTTCTATGGGAACCGCTCGAAAATGGAATCCCGAACTTTTGGAAGTAAGTGACATTACTAAAACTTCCGTTTGTCCTTTGGCAAGAGTCATAAGGAAAGAACTGAAAAAAAGGGGAGTAAAACATTGTAAAGTTGTCTATTCAAAAGAAGAAGCCAAGTGCTTACAAGAAGATACTTTAGGTAGCATTGCCTTTGTTCCTTCCACGGCAGGTTTACTATTAGTAGGAGAAGTTATAAAAGATATTTGTAATTTATAAATTGGAGGAAAGTATATGAAAAAAATAGGAATTTTTTATGGAACGAGTGGAAGTACCACTTTAGGAGTAGTGGATGAGTTAGAATATCAATTAAAGAAAGAGAATTATCAAACATATAATGTAAAAGACGGAATAGAGGCAATGAAGGACTATGAGAATTTAATTTTGATCACTCCCACCTATGGAGTAGGAGAATTACAACCCCATTGGCAAAAACAATATGATACCTTATCCCAAATTGATTTTCATGGAAAAGTGGTAGGACTGATTGGCTTAGGAAATCAATTTGCTTTTGGAGAATCTTTTGTAGGAGCCCTTCGAGTTTTGTATGATATTGTAAGTAAAAATGGAGGAAAAGTGGTAGGTTTTGTTTCAGATAAAGAATATTCTCATGAAGAGACAACCGCTGTCATTGATGGAAACTTTGTCGGTCTTCCTATTGATGAAACAAACCAAGGAAATAAAACACCTCAAAGAATTATTTCTTGGTTAGAGCTCGTCAAAAAAGAAATGAAATAGACTATAAAAACCAAGAGTGTCTTGAATTCAAAACACTCTTGGTCTTTTTTACTTCTAAAATCTAAACTTTTACCAATGCAGTTTCCCATTCCTTTAAACTCTACTTAAAATCCATTCTATGATCTTCTCTTCCCTCCACTCTTCCGAAGAACGAGTCGTGAAGAATTCCTGAACATTAATCGTTTTAGACTTCATGGCCACTTTTCTACATCCTCGATGACATCCATTTAATATCAAAAAATCAATCCCTTCTAATTGTCTATTTTTCATTTTATGATAGACTGTCATTCTGTTATAGAGGGAATTACACCCTCCACAAAATAGAATTTCCATAAGTCATACTTCTTCCATAAGTTCTATTTTTCTTTCCTTTATTCTCACCAGTAATAAAAATAGTATAATTCCTACTCCCAATCCCCAAGCAGCTCCTTTCACCGCAATCACGGCTGCCATGACTCCTGCAATTCCCATATCAATATGATCTTTACAAATAGTCATTGCCAAACGTGTACAAACAAATCCTTGTACCAATAATGTCAGTGATAATGCCACCGGAAGTGTCGGTTGTACTAAAGAAACAATTGGCACAATGGACACACAAATAAAAGTCATCCATCGGAAAGTTCCCACTCCACTGTAAACAGAATCCATTCCTTCTCTTCCTTCTTTATATCTTTCAAATACCGCTGCAGAAACGGCAGCCCATAATGGTCCACACAAAGGGACATAAGGAATCAAAATTCCTTGTATCAAATTACGAATTCCACTGATTAGATTGGAACGATTGGAATTGAAATCAATTTTCTCGTCAGTTCTGACTCTGTCCGCTTCTTTTAATAGAGCTCCACTGGTAACAAAATCTCCAAAGGCAATAATATAAACCATAATAGCCATAGGAATAGCTTTCACAAATAAATCTATATTTGGAAATCCTACCCCAAAAACACTAACCTGTCGTAAAATATTGGAAAATTCCGGAATTTTAATAAAACTCCCTACTTCGATATTTGGAAAAGGCAATTCTTTACATAAAGGTGCAATAATAATACTGGCAAAAATAGCCGGTAACATTCCATATTTTCCAAATAAATTCACAAGAGCATGATTCTTTCTCATTTCCTTGAAACGTTCTGAAAATAATAAAAAGTAGGATAATAAAGTTCCTATGGCAATAGAAAACGGATATAAATTAAAACGTCCCTTTTCCACTGCAAATTCTCCAATAATAGCAGCAAATCCGGCTCCCAATAAAATTCCTGATTTAATGGAATCCGGAACTATTCTCATTAATTTTCCGGCAAGTCCTGTAATCCCCATAAACAGAAAAGTAAAAGCTACTAACAACTGTAGAGCAATCAGAGCTTGTATTCTCACCGGTCCCATTTCAAATTGCGTCAAATATGCAATTGTCAATGGGATAGATGGAGTAATCCAACCGGGAACTACAGGGTCTCCTAACAGTGCATGCGTATTATACAACAATCCATTAATAATAACCATAGACCATGCCAGTTCAAAAGGAATTCCTAAGACACTTGTTAAAATAGGAATGGCTCCCAGACAGGTTGCACACATCAAAATTGCCTGCAAAGCTTCCGAACTTTCAAATCTATAATGAACAAAAGGCAATCTCACTCGAAATACGCCTAATTTCCAGCTTGGTTGTTCACTCCCCAATTCTCTTTTCAATATTTGCATATATGTTTCCTCCTTAGCATTTTTCATTTTCTAAGAACAACTTTTTTTATCTTCTGGAGTTATTTCATACCTTTTTTCCTGTTGACTTCTCTTTTCTTCAAAATAATCCTGACTTTCAATGATTGCCCAAAGAATAATTCCGGATAAAATTCCAAGACTCGGTCCTTTCATGGCTAAAATCACTCCCATAACGGTTGCTATTCCACGACTTGTAGGACTGTCTGCCATTTTCATTCCAATATTTCCACAGGCATAAGCCTGCACTGCCATTGTCAAACCAAAGAAAATTCCAAAAGCCGGTTTGATCAAAGTAACCAATGGTAACATCATTACTGCAATTACAGTTGCGGCTCTGAATGTTCCCACTCCTCCCCAATAAGTCCTCAAAGTAGAGTATCCTCTTTTATATCTTTCCGTAATAGTCAAAAGTCCGGAA containing:
- the deoD gene encoding purine-nucleoside phosphorylase, whose translation is MSVHIAAKLGEIAEVVLLPGDPLRAKWIAETFLEDPVCYTTVRGMYGYTGSYQGKKISIQGTGMGIPSISIYVNELIQEYGVKTLIRIGSAGSYQENVKIRDIVLAMSSSTDSALNANRFPNASFAPTADATLFLKAYELAKEKKLPVHAGSILTSDEFYNDNPEAWKKWANFGVLCVEMETAALYTLAAKFKVRALSILTISDSLVSKEEISSEERQNSFSMMVNLALGVAGNI
- a CDS encoding tRNA threonylcarbamoyladenosine dehydratase, which encodes MIFKRTELLIGKEKMNVLQKTHILLFGLGGVGGQAFEALVRTGVGEISIVDFDTIDMTNCNRQILATQNTVGKYKTEVALERAKSINPNITIHHYTERVTKDNLLSFFEGKNYQYVIDAIDTVTAKLDIIQYAWEHQIPIISSMGTARKWNPELLEVSDITKTSVCPLARVIRKELKKRGVKHCKVVYSKEEAKCLQEDTLGSIAFVPSTAGLLLVGEVIKDICNL
- a CDS encoding flavodoxin yields the protein MKKIGIFYGTSGSTTLGVVDELEYQLKKENYQTYNVKDGIEAMKDYENLILITPTYGVGELQPHWQKQYDTLSQIDFHGKVVGLIGLGNQFAFGESFVGALRVLYDIVSKNGGKVVGFVSDKEYSHEETTAVIDGNFVGLPIDETNQGNKTPQRIISWLELVKKEMK
- a CDS encoding membrane protein, which translates into the protein MQILKRELGSEQPSWKLGVFRVRLPFVHYRFESSEALQAILMCATCLGAIPILTSVLGIPFELAWSMVIINGLLYNTHALLGDPVVPGWITPSIPLTIAYLTQFEMGPVRIQALIALQLLVAFTFLFMGITGLAGKLMRIVPDSIKSGILLGAGFAAIIGEFAVEKGRFNLYPFSIAIGTLLSYFLLFSERFKEMRKNHALVNLFGKYGMLPAIFASIIIAPLCKELPFPNIEVGSFIKIPEFSNILRQVSVFGVGFPNIDLFVKAIPMAIMVYIIAFGDFVTSGALLKEADRVRTDEKIDFNSNRSNLISGIRNLIQGILIPYVPLCGPLWAAVSAAVFERYKEGREGMDSVYSGVGTFRWMTFICVSIVPIVSLVQPTLPVALSLTLLVQGFVCTRLAMTICKDHIDMGIAGVMAAVIAVKGAAWGLGVGIILFLLLVRIKERKIELMEEV